Proteins encoded within one genomic window of Amycolatopsis sp. 2-15:
- a CDS encoding tautomerase family protein → MPFIQINLGSGRTPEQKDQLIRAVSTAAAEAISVPETSVRVWVVEVPATEVLVGGVTLAERQAAKPAGPA, encoded by the coding sequence ATGCCGTTCATCCAGATCAACCTCGGGTCCGGTCGCACGCCCGAGCAGAAAGACCAGCTGATCCGCGCCGTGTCCACGGCGGCGGCCGAGGCGATCTCCGTGCCGGAGACGTCGGTGCGCGTGTGGGTCGTGGAAGTTCCCGCGACGGAGGTCCTCGTCGGCGGGGTCACGCTCGCCGAGCGGCAGGCCGCGAAACCGGCGGGCCCGGCATGA
- a CDS encoding aldehyde dehydrogenase, with protein sequence MTTNESLFIGGEWTASASTATISVHSSSTGRLLGTTVSADRSDVDRAVTAARAAFDDPVGWSAWPPHERAAALERFADALEKRSDQIARTVSEQNGMPISVSSQIEGRFPAAMLRYYAGLVTVGPMESSRPGLLGGTTHVRREPAGVVAAIAPWNFPQALAAQKYAPALAAGCTVVLKPSPETVLDTAVVAEAAVEAELPRGVLNVVPAGADVSAYLVGHRGVDMVAFTGSTAIGRQIAELCGPLIRPVVLELGGRSAAVILDDADLDLSRVGEALFGAMLINNGQTCFLSNRVLAPRTRYDEVVSTLAAFANSLAVGEALDPATQIGPLVSERHRNRVESAIEKGIDDGARLVAGGVRPAGLDDGWFLQPTVLADVDNSWYVAREDVFGPVITVTPYDSEEQAIILANDSDYGLAGSVWTADPQRGLSVARRIRTGSVGINGYLPDLGAPFGGVKHSGIGRELGPDGLATYQRSKSIFQL encoded by the coding sequence ATGACGACCAATGAATCCCTGTTCATCGGTGGCGAATGGACGGCGTCGGCGAGTACCGCGACGATCTCCGTCCATTCATCGAGCACCGGGCGGTTGCTGGGCACCACGGTGTCAGCCGATCGATCCGACGTCGATCGAGCAGTCACCGCAGCCCGCGCCGCGTTCGACGACCCAGTCGGCTGGTCCGCATGGCCGCCGCACGAACGCGCCGCCGCCCTGGAGCGGTTCGCCGACGCTCTGGAGAAGCGCAGCGACCAGATCGCGCGCACCGTCAGTGAGCAGAACGGCATGCCGATCTCGGTGTCCAGCCAGATCGAAGGGCGCTTCCCGGCCGCCATGCTGCGTTATTACGCGGGGCTGGTCACAGTGGGGCCAATGGAGTCCAGCCGGCCCGGTCTGCTTGGTGGCACCACCCACGTGCGGCGCGAGCCTGCGGGTGTGGTGGCCGCCATCGCCCCCTGGAACTTCCCCCAGGCCCTCGCTGCGCAGAAGTACGCACCCGCGCTCGCCGCCGGGTGCACCGTCGTCCTGAAACCGTCGCCCGAGACGGTGCTGGACACCGCGGTGGTGGCCGAGGCAGCCGTCGAGGCAGAACTGCCGCGCGGGGTGCTCAACGTGGTGCCTGCCGGAGCCGACGTGAGCGCCTACCTCGTCGGCCACCGCGGAGTTGACATGGTGGCTTTCACTGGTTCCACCGCCATCGGACGGCAGATCGCAGAACTGTGCGGCCCATTGATCCGCCCGGTCGTGCTCGAACTCGGCGGCCGGTCCGCTGCGGTCATCCTGGACGACGCCGACCTCGACCTCAGCCGGGTGGGCGAAGCGCTGTTCGGGGCGATGCTAATCAACAACGGCCAGACCTGCTTCCTCTCCAACCGGGTGCTAGCGCCACGGACCCGCTACGACGAAGTCGTCAGCACCCTTGCCGCGTTCGCCAACTCCCTCGCTGTTGGGGAAGCACTCGACCCCGCCACGCAAATCGGACCCCTGGTTTCCGAACGCCACCGCAACCGGGTCGAATCCGCGATTGAGAAGGGCATCGACGACGGCGCCCGGCTCGTGGCCGGAGGCGTGCGGCCCGCGGGGCTGGACGACGGCTGGTTCCTGCAGCCCACCGTCCTGGCGGACGTTGATAACAGCTGGTACGTCGCGCGAGAGGACGTCTTCGGCCCGGTCATCACCGTCACCCCCTACGACAGCGAGGAGCAGGCGATCATACTCGCCAACGACTCCGATTACGGCCTCGCAGGCAGCGTGTGGACGGCCGACCCCCAACGTGGTCTGTCCGTCGCCCGCCGAATCCGCACCGGCAGCGTCGGAATCAACGGCTATCTGCCCGACCTCGGGGCACCCTTCGGCGGTGTCAAGCACAGCGGCATCGGCCGCGAACTGGGCCCCGACGGACTCGCGACGTACCAACGGTCCAAGTCAATCTTCCAGCTGTAA
- a CDS encoding aromatic-ring-hydroxylating dioxygenase subunit beta codes for MTAAVTTPDLHHRVEQFLYHEAALLDEWRLDEWFALMHPQIEYRIPSPGSDHLDPRFTLQVIHDDHTRLGGRVTRLKSKHAHAESPHSRTRRLVTNVRAAPLGDTVVAHANFHVMRTRLGQLDHFLGTYRHVLVEDGAAFLVRERVATLDHGIVEAGGTVSIIL; via the coding sequence ATGACCGCCGCCGTCACCACACCCGACCTGCACCACCGCGTCGAGCAGTTCCTGTACCACGAAGCCGCCCTGCTCGACGAGTGGCGGCTCGACGAGTGGTTCGCGTTGATGCACCCGCAGATCGAGTACCGCATTCCGTCGCCGGGCTCCGATCACCTCGACCCGCGCTTCACGCTGCAGGTGATCCACGACGACCACACCCGCCTCGGCGGGCGCGTGACCCGGCTGAAGAGCAAGCACGCCCACGCCGAAAGCCCGCATTCGCGCACGCGCCGGCTGGTCACCAACGTCCGGGCCGCACCGCTCGGCGACACGGTGGTGGCGCACGCCAACTTCCACGTGATGCGCACTCGGCTGGGCCAGCTCGACCACTTCCTCGGCACCTACCGGCACGTGCTCGTCGAGGACGGCGCCGCGTTCCTCGTCCGCGAACGCGTCGCGACGCTGGACCACGGCATCGTCGAGGCCGGCGGCACCGTGTCGATCATCCTGTGA
- a CDS encoding IclR family transcriptional regulator, which yields MRISAEETEQHRSVGDRMLLILDTVATSPGEVGLSELARRTGLKKATVHRLALDLVAHRMLERGTYGYRLGLHLFELGQHVPASRRLRATALPFMADLLTATGEVVQLGVLDDTDIVYVEKLTGQHSATVPSAVGARLPAYCTGLGKAILAFSDDSAVERVTSAPMPARTGTTITDPKHFLRELAKIHDSGIAYDREEGTRGIACVAAPIVVESYVGRDGHRAVAGLSVTGPANRLQPARLGAAVRTAALSISRLLGYPLH from the coding sequence ATGCGCATCAGTGCCGAGGAGACGGAGCAGCACCGGTCGGTGGGGGACCGGATGCTGCTCATCCTCGACACCGTCGCGACCTCCCCCGGCGAGGTCGGGCTCAGTGAGCTCGCGCGCCGGACGGGCCTGAAGAAGGCGACCGTGCACCGGCTGGCACTGGACCTCGTGGCGCACCGGATGCTCGAACGCGGCACGTACGGCTACCGGCTCGGGCTGCACCTGTTCGAGCTGGGCCAGCACGTGCCGGCTTCACGGCGGCTGCGGGCGACCGCGCTGCCGTTCATGGCCGACCTGCTGACGGCGACGGGTGAGGTCGTGCAGTTGGGCGTGCTCGACGACACCGACATCGTGTACGTCGAGAAGCTCACCGGCCAGCACAGCGCCACCGTGCCCTCGGCCGTGGGCGCGCGGTTACCCGCGTACTGCACCGGCCTGGGCAAGGCGATCCTCGCGTTCAGCGACGACTCCGCGGTGGAGCGCGTGACGTCCGCGCCCATGCCGGCGCGGACCGGCACGACGATCACCGACCCGAAGCACTTCCTGCGCGAGCTGGCGAAGATCCACGATTCCGGCATCGCCTACGACCGCGAAGAGGGCACGCGCGGCATCGCCTGCGTCGCGGCGCCGATCGTGGTGGAGAGCTACGTCGGGCGCGACGGCCACCGCGCCGTCGCCGGGCTTTCGGTGACAGGGCCCGCGAACCGCCTGCAGCCGGCGCGGCTCGGGGCGGCGGTGCGGACCGCCGCCCTGAGCATCAGTCGGCTCCTGGGCTACCCCCTGCACTGA
- a CDS encoding 2-keto-4-pentenoate hydratase — MTDTIENPVAQVLHRARTGRTLLDAATEATALSLENAYEIQDDLTRLRLAEGRCAVGYKLGYTSAAMRRQMGVTAPNYGPLLDDMVLRDGAQATGFLHPRVEPEIGVILSRDLAGPGLALHEVADAIAEVRVCLEVVDSIWRDYRFTAEQNTADGSSAAGVVLGPVLDVEPLQAHRVTVELQEDNALVATATSAAAAGHPLHGVAWLAAQLAARGSGLKKDELIITGGLTSAVPLRPGSTITARFDGATTVSVGRPAGETDA, encoded by the coding sequence GTGACTGACACGATCGAAAATCCCGTCGCGCAGGTACTGCACCGAGCCCGCACCGGGCGCACCCTCCTCGACGCGGCGACGGAAGCGACCGCGCTGTCGCTGGAGAACGCGTACGAGATCCAGGACGACCTCACGCGCCTGCGCCTGGCCGAAGGACGCTGCGCCGTCGGCTACAAGCTCGGCTACACGTCCGCGGCAATGCGCCGGCAGATGGGCGTCACGGCGCCGAACTACGGTCCGCTGCTCGACGACATGGTGCTGCGCGACGGCGCGCAAGCCACCGGCTTCCTGCACCCACGCGTCGAGCCGGAGATCGGCGTGATCCTGAGCCGCGACCTGGCCGGGCCGGGGCTCGCGCTGCACGAAGTCGCCGACGCGATCGCCGAGGTGCGCGTGTGCCTCGAGGTCGTCGACTCGATCTGGCGCGACTACCGGTTCACCGCCGAGCAGAACACCGCCGACGGCTCCTCGGCCGCCGGTGTCGTGCTGGGACCGGTGCTCGACGTCGAACCGCTGCAGGCCCACCGCGTCACCGTCGAGCTCCAAGAAGACAACGCCCTCGTCGCGACCGCGACCTCCGCGGCGGCCGCCGGCCATCCGCTGCACGGCGTGGCGTGGCTGGCCGCGCAGCTCGCGGCGCGCGGAAGTGGCTTGAAGAAAGACGAGTTGATCATCACCGGCGGCCTCACCTCCGCGGTGCCGCTGCGGCCGGGCAGTACCATCACGGCCCGCTTCGACGGCGCCACCACTGTGAGCGTCGGCAGGCCCGCGGGCGAAACCGACGCGTGA
- a CDS encoding extradiol ring-cleavage dioxygenase: MAEVLGLGVTHYPPLSGTDDNLTRVFRGALADPKLPAELRDPASWPERARREWAEDEGVAAGKAHRAALREGFRRTRAALDEFQPDVVLIWGDDQYENFREDLVPPYAVQIYDDLTVHPWRHADESSNMKGKPNVWGEGENTERLIRGHKPFARHLVEGLLARHIDVPYSYEPLHHPGLAHAFLNTVLYLDYDREGFDYPVVTFPLNCYGRKVISFQGNISPLGVERELDPPSPSPARIMDVGAAVARICADSPYRVALVASSSWSHSFLVDSTMRLFPDSAADEKMYDALVAADYSVWENTTLADAEKAGQQELLNWWALLGAMRELGRGPSWTSFVASNIFVSNKVFAVYDAEQP, from the coding sequence ATGGCCGAAGTACTGGGTCTCGGGGTCACCCACTACCCGCCGCTGAGCGGCACCGACGACAACCTGACGCGGGTGTTCCGCGGCGCGCTCGCGGACCCGAAGCTGCCTGCCGAACTGCGCGACCCGGCGTCGTGGCCCGAGCGGGCCCGCCGGGAATGGGCCGAGGACGAAGGCGTCGCCGCCGGCAAGGCGCACCGCGCGGCGCTGCGGGAGGGGTTCCGCCGCACGCGCGCCGCGCTGGACGAGTTCCAGCCGGACGTCGTGCTGATCTGGGGCGACGACCAGTACGAGAACTTCCGTGAGGACCTCGTGCCGCCGTACGCCGTGCAGATCTACGACGACCTCACCGTGCACCCGTGGCGCCACGCCGACGAGTCGTCGAACATGAAGGGCAAGCCCAACGTCTGGGGTGAGGGCGAGAACACCGAGCGCCTCATCCGTGGACACAAGCCTTTCGCTCGGCACCTGGTGGAGGGGCTGCTCGCGCGCCACATCGACGTGCCGTACTCCTACGAGCCGCTGCACCACCCGGGTCTCGCGCACGCGTTCCTCAACACGGTGCTGTACCTCGATTACGACCGCGAGGGTTTCGACTACCCGGTGGTCACGTTCCCGCTGAACTGCTACGGACGCAAGGTGATCAGCTTCCAGGGCAACATCAGCCCGCTCGGCGTGGAGCGCGAGCTCGACCCACCGTCGCCTTCGCCGGCGCGGATCATGGACGTCGGCGCGGCCGTCGCGCGGATCTGCGCGGACAGCCCGTACCGGGTCGCGCTCGTCGCGAGCTCCAGCTGGTCGCACAGCTTCCTCGTGGACTCGACGATGCGGCTGTTCCCCGATTCCGCGGCCGACGAGAAGATGTACGACGCGCTCGTCGCCGCCGACTATTCGGTGTGGGAGAACACGACACTCGCCGACGCGGAGAAGGCCGGCCAGCAGGAGCTGCTGAACTGGTGGGCGCTGCTCGGCGCGATGCGCGAGCTGGGCCGCGGGCCGAGCTGGACGAGCTTCGTGGCGTCGAACATCTTCGTGTCCAACAAGGTCTTCGCGGTCTACGACGCGGAGCAGCCGTGA
- a CDS encoding 2-keto-4-pentenoate hydratase produces MALSEEEIRQLASELWDAERRSAPISPISRRYPHADIDDAYLVQQEGIRLRCADEGDAVRGHKVGLTARVMQQQIGVDRPDFGHLLASMFHPEGEPLPIGSLIAPRVEPELAFVLDAPLEGPGVTVADVLAATAFVMPALEIIDSRIEDWQIGIVDTVADNASSARVVLGGKRTPIDALDPRLIGVVLRRNGEIVETGASGAVLGNPAQAVAWLANVVANNGVVLRPGDVIMPGTCTRAVELKPGDTVRADFEHLGHVGVSFSAARDGEVAA; encoded by the coding sequence ATGGCACTCAGCGAAGAGGAAATCCGGCAGCTTGCGAGCGAGCTGTGGGACGCGGAGCGGCGTTCGGCTCCGATCAGTCCCATCAGCCGCAGGTATCCCCACGCCGACATCGACGACGCGTACCTCGTGCAGCAGGAGGGGATCAGGCTCCGGTGCGCGGACGAGGGCGACGCCGTGCGGGGACACAAGGTCGGGCTCACTGCACGCGTGATGCAGCAACAGATCGGCGTTGACCGTCCCGATTTCGGTCATCTGCTCGCGTCGATGTTTCACCCAGAGGGGGAGCCGCTGCCGATCGGCTCGTTGATCGCACCCCGAGTGGAACCGGAGCTAGCCTTCGTGCTCGACGCACCCTTGGAGGGCCCGGGTGTGACGGTGGCCGACGTACTCGCAGCCACGGCGTTTGTAATGCCCGCCCTGGAGATCATCGACTCCCGGATCGAGGACTGGCAGATCGGCATCGTGGACACGGTGGCGGACAACGCTTCCTCTGCCCGGGTTGTCCTGGGTGGGAAGCGGACCCCGATCGACGCACTCGACCCGCGGTTGATCGGCGTGGTGCTGCGGCGCAACGGCGAAATCGTGGAGACCGGTGCAAGCGGCGCAGTGCTCGGAAATCCGGCACAGGCCGTCGCCTGGCTGGCGAACGTCGTGGCGAACAACGGCGTGGTGCTCCGCCCTGGCGACGTGATCATGCCCGGAACCTGCACGCGCGCGGTCGAGCTGAAGCCGGGCGACACCGTTCGAGCCGACTTCGAACACCTCGGCCACGTCGGCGTCTCCTTCAGCGCTGCCCGCGACGGGGAGGTGGCCGCATGA
- a CDS encoding tyrosine-type recombinase/integrase produces MGLPLAVVRDLRDWRPDLDPEQLLDFETDVMAGFVLARASAGLADSTIRHDVSNLEHVRGWFERPLWEMQPSDADRYFGEVMRAAARGTRHARAQTLTTYFEFLELRHKVELHELTGRVVECPIDEMNRPRGHKDAALRIPPTAHELGQLFTGWRGELATCRKFAPTAGNYTAAKLSSLVGLRINETRSINLDDVKWHLGPFGKLHVRAGKGSRGSGPRERMVPLINGADRLLRWFVEDVWGHFGDDHTRPGAPLFPSERHTRDGSASRVGCDALRVGLVAATAAYLPSWAGRLTPHVLRHFCASELYLAGADLLSIQEILGHAWVATTMKYVHIHRTRIEEALLAGQQRAARRLEGLLP; encoded by the coding sequence GTGGGGTTGCCGCTGGCTGTGGTGCGGGACCTGCGTGACTGGCGGCCGGACCTTGATCCGGAGCAGCTTCTGGATTTCGAGACCGACGTGATGGCCGGGTTCGTGCTGGCGCGCGCGTCGGCCGGCTTGGCCGACAGCACGATCCGGCACGACGTGTCGAACCTGGAGCACGTGCGGGGGTGGTTCGAGCGGCCGTTGTGGGAGATGCAGCCATCGGACGCCGACCGCTACTTCGGCGAGGTGATGCGCGCGGCGGCCAGGGGGACGCGTCATGCCCGCGCGCAGACGTTGACGACGTACTTCGAGTTCCTGGAGCTTCGGCACAAGGTCGAGCTGCACGAGCTGACCGGGCGGGTTGTCGAGTGCCCGATTGACGAGATGAACAGGCCTCGAGGCCATAAGGACGCGGCCCTGCGGATCCCGCCGACCGCGCACGAGCTGGGGCAGCTATTCACGGGATGGCGCGGGGAGCTGGCAACGTGCCGCAAGTTCGCGCCGACCGCAGGCAACTACACGGCGGCAAAGCTGTCGTCGCTGGTGGGCTTGCGGATCAACGAGACCCGGAGCATCAATCTCGACGACGTGAAATGGCATCTCGGGCCGTTCGGCAAGTTGCACGTCCGGGCTGGGAAAGGCAGCCGCGGTAGCGGCCCGCGTGAGCGCATGGTGCCGCTGATCAACGGCGCCGATCGGTTACTGCGCTGGTTCGTCGAGGACGTGTGGGGGCATTTCGGCGACGACCACACGCGGCCGGGCGCGCCGCTGTTCCCGTCCGAGCGGCACACCCGCGACGGATCGGCCAGCCGCGTCGGGTGCGACGCCCTGCGCGTCGGCCTGGTCGCCGCGACTGCGGCGTACTTGCCGTCCTGGGCAGGTCGGCTAACCCCGCACGTGCTGCGCCACTTCTGCGCCAGCGAGCTCTATCTCGCCGGCGCGGACCTGCTCTCGATCCAGGAGATCCTCGGCCACGCGTGGGTGGCCACGACCATGAAGTACGTCCACATTCACCGAACCCGCATCGAGGAGGCGCTGCTGGCCGGCCAGCAGCGCGCCGCCCGGCGCCTGGAGGGATTGCTGCCATGA
- a CDS encoding aromatic ring-hydroxylating oxygenase subunit alpha, which produces MTSELIAPPSTPLVDDRPADGLFRVDRAALVDEGVLAQERRAIFDKCWLYVGHVSEVPTNGDFRARTVAGRPLVLWRGSDGEVRVFLNACRHRGAQLCRVPEGNARGMSCFYHAWTYANDGRLTALPDVEGYGPDFDRSRFSLNAPPRVEEYRGFVFCCFDPDAVTLPEYLGEARDYLDLVADQSPDMEVVEGVHEYSMEANWKLFVENSLDGYHLIPLHRTYFDYLKSTEDSYLDPRNATEAKDLGNGHAVITVEGPWARPVARWTPAMGEENREYVEGQRARLEEQFGADRARRIATTDRNLLIFPNLVINDIMGIVVRTITPTAAGRTLVAQWTMATKGEPESVRARRLDSYVTFQGPGGLATPDDMEACESCQEGFAVATESPWSDISRGIHKEATGGPFVASDEVQQRAFWRRWRDLLGTP; this is translated from the coding sequence ATGACCTCCGAACTGATCGCACCCCCTTCCACCCCGCTGGTCGACGACCGCCCCGCCGACGGGCTCTTCCGCGTCGACCGGGCCGCGCTCGTCGACGAGGGCGTGCTCGCGCAGGAGCGCCGCGCCATCTTCGACAAGTGCTGGCTCTACGTCGGCCATGTCTCGGAAGTCCCGACGAACGGCGACTTCCGCGCCCGCACAGTGGCGGGTCGTCCGCTCGTGCTGTGGCGCGGCAGCGACGGCGAGGTGCGTGTGTTCCTCAACGCGTGCCGGCACCGCGGCGCCCAGCTGTGCCGCGTGCCCGAAGGCAACGCGCGCGGGATGTCGTGCTTCTACCACGCGTGGACCTATGCCAACGACGGCCGCCTGACCGCGTTGCCCGACGTCGAGGGCTACGGCCCCGACTTCGACCGGTCCCGCTTCAGCCTGAACGCCCCGCCGCGGGTCGAGGAGTACCGCGGTTTCGTCTTCTGCTGCTTCGACCCCGACGCCGTCACGTTGCCCGAGTACCTCGGCGAAGCCCGCGACTACCTCGACCTGGTGGCCGACCAGTCGCCGGACATGGAGGTGGTCGAGGGCGTGCACGAGTACTCGATGGAGGCGAACTGGAAGCTGTTCGTGGAGAACAGCCTCGACGGTTACCACCTGATCCCGTTGCACCGCACGTACTTCGACTACCTGAAGTCCACCGAGGACTCCTATCTCGACCCGCGCAACGCGACCGAAGCGAAGGACCTGGGCAACGGTCACGCGGTGATCACCGTGGAGGGTCCGTGGGCCCGGCCCGTCGCCCGGTGGACGCCGGCGATGGGGGAGGAGAACCGCGAGTACGTCGAGGGGCAGCGGGCGCGGCTCGAAGAGCAGTTCGGTGCGGACCGCGCGCGCCGGATCGCGACGACCGACCGCAACCTGCTGATCTTCCCCAACCTCGTGATCAACGACATCATGGGCATCGTCGTGCGCACGATCACGCCGACCGCGGCCGGGCGCACGCTGGTGGCGCAGTGGACGATGGCTACGAAGGGCGAGCCGGAGTCAGTGCGGGCGCGGCGGCTGGACTCGTATGTGACGTTCCAGGGGCCGGGCGGGCTGGCGACGCCGGACGACATGGAGGCCTGCGAGTCCTGTCAGGAGGGGTTCGCCGTCGCGACGGAGTCGCCGTGGTCGGACATCTCGCGGGGGATCCACAAGGAAGCCACCGGTGGGCCGTTCGTCGCGTCCGACGAGGTGCAGCAGCGGGCGTTCTGGCGCCGGTGGCGAGACCTGCTGGGTACCCCGTAG
- a CDS encoding 2-keto-4-pentenoate hydratase, which translates to MTGVRTWAGRLDDAATSQATVAPLTTDGLADLRTAYEVQDALVRLRLDRGERLVGGKLGLTSRAKQIAMGVDKPLYGLVTSGMSRASGSRLSLKDLIQPRVEPEIAFVLGEPLEGPDVTVSDVLAATRYLCAALDVIDSRYEGFSFRHLDAIADNASSAAFALGDDLVAPHGDLALTGCVLEVDGQVVESAAGAAVMGHPAAAVAFMANQLALAGKRLEAGWVVLSGGLTAPVSLKAGSTVTATLNGLGSVTLGAE; encoded by the coding sequence ATGACCGGCGTTCGCACCTGGGCGGGCCGGCTCGACGACGCCGCCACCTCGCAGGCCACGGTCGCGCCCCTGACCACGGACGGCCTGGCAGACCTCCGCACCGCCTACGAGGTGCAGGACGCGCTCGTGCGCCTGCGCCTGGACCGCGGCGAACGGCTCGTCGGCGGCAAACTCGGCCTCACCAGCCGCGCGAAGCAGATCGCGATGGGCGTGGACAAGCCGCTCTACGGCCTGGTCACCAGCGGCATGAGCCGCGCTTCGGGCTCGCGCCTGTCGCTCAAGGACCTGATCCAACCGCGGGTCGAGCCGGAGATCGCGTTCGTGCTCGGCGAGCCGCTGGAAGGCCCCGACGTGACGGTCTCCGACGTCCTCGCCGCCACGCGCTACCTCTGCGCCGCGCTCGACGTGATCGACAGCCGGTACGAGGGCTTCTCCTTCCGCCACCTCGACGCGATCGCCGACAACGCATCCTCGGCCGCTTTTGCCCTGGGCGACGACTTGGTCGCGCCCCACGGCGATCTCGCGTTGACAGGCTGCGTGCTCGAGGTCGACGGGCAGGTCGTCGAGTCGGCCGCCGGTGCCGCGGTGATGGGGCACCCGGCCGCCGCCGTCGCGTTCATGGCCAACCAGCTCGCCCTCGCCGGCAAACGCCTGGAGGCCGGCTGGGTCGTGCTCTCGGGCGGGCTCACCGCGCCCGTTTCGCTGAAAGCCGGATCGACCGTGACCGCGACGCTCAACGGGCTCGGCAGCGTCACCCTCGGCGCAGAGTAA
- a CDS encoding amidohydrolase family protein, translating into MTVLDLHTHVVPPETPFGTSSDPRWARLDTATGVVSVSGKPFRTVHRVAWDLDARRAAAEAVGGTGQLLSAMPELLAPWASPSEGLAYARAFNAWLAEAVRHHDGFFTGLGVVPLQDPAAAAGLLTEIADAGLLGVEVPSNPPTAPLHAPAWAGFLDEAERLGLLVFVHAAGGAAVADYPHPMAANGVVFPASIGTALGGLIVTGALAARSGLRLLASHGGGALITELPRIDYLRGITPALRELMPESAVDSARRLWFDPLLFDAGLVRHLAETVGPDRIVLGTDHPFMPTDPLGFLGDPALPAGFAKAVRETNPEALLAALTRPNSRQRSWR; encoded by the coding sequence GTGACCGTGCTAGACCTGCACACCCACGTGGTGCCCCCGGAAACGCCGTTCGGCACCTCGTCCGACCCGCGCTGGGCCCGGCTCGACACCGCTACCGGGGTCGTCTCCGTGTCCGGCAAGCCGTTCCGGACGGTGCACCGCGTCGCCTGGGACCTCGATGCCCGCCGCGCGGCCGCGGAAGCCGTCGGCGGCACCGGACAGCTGCTGTCGGCCATGCCCGAGCTGCTCGCGCCGTGGGCGTCGCCGAGCGAAGGGCTCGCGTACGCGCGGGCCTTCAACGCGTGGCTCGCCGAGGCAGTGCGGCACCACGACGGGTTCTTCACCGGCCTGGGCGTGGTTCCGCTGCAGGATCCCGCTGCCGCGGCCGGCCTGCTTACCGAGATTGCCGACGCGGGCCTGCTCGGCGTCGAGGTGCCCTCGAACCCGCCGACGGCACCCCTGCACGCGCCGGCATGGGCCGGGTTCCTCGACGAGGCCGAGCGGCTGGGCCTGCTCGTGTTCGTGCACGCGGCCGGGGGAGCGGCGGTCGCCGACTACCCGCACCCGATGGCCGCCAACGGGGTGGTGTTCCCCGCGAGCATCGGCACCGCGCTCGGCGGCCTGATCGTCACGGGCGCGCTGGCCGCCCGGTCCGGGCTGCGGCTACTGGCCAGCCACGGCGGCGGCGCTCTGATCACCGAGCTGCCGCGGATCGACTACCTGCGCGGGATCACGCCCGCGCTGCGGGAGCTGATGCCCGAGTCCGCTGTGGACTCTGCACGCCGCCTGTGGTTCGACCCGCTGCTGTTCGACGCCGGCCTCGTGCGCCACCTAGCCGAGACCGTCGGACCGGACCGGATCGTGCTGGGCACGGACCACCCGTTCATGCCGACGGACCCGCTCGGGTTCCTCGGCGACCCGGCGCTGCCCGCGGGGTTCGCGAAGGCCGTGCGCGAGACGAACCCCGAGGCCCTGCTCGCAGCGCTCACCCGACCGAACTCCCGGCAAAGGAGCTGGAGATGA
- a CDS encoding alpha/beta hydrolase, protein MTHFVLVHGGWHGAWCWEAEISALAALGHSATAVELPSDDMRAGARQYAATIAAAVCGPGDVVVGHSLAGLAIPLVPQRTEVAALVFLASLLPEPGRSWRDQLTLSRPMADWFYDNGLPKQERDEQGRTVWPASVAAELFFHDCPPATATAAASRLRPQSPAPITEVTPLQAFPELPMHYVGCRADRAVSGEWAERTAKERLGADVTWLGTSHSPFLSAPGELADLLVTLASRSEAR, encoded by the coding sequence ATGACGCACTTCGTGCTGGTGCACGGCGGCTGGCACGGCGCGTGGTGCTGGGAGGCCGAGATCTCCGCGCTGGCGGCGCTCGGCCACTCGGCCACGGCGGTGGAGCTGCCGTCCGACGATATGCGCGCGGGCGCCCGCCAGTACGCCGCCACGATCGCCGCTGCTGTATGCGGCCCTGGCGACGTCGTGGTCGGCCACTCGCTGGCCGGGCTGGCGATTCCGCTGGTCCCGCAGCGGACGGAGGTCGCCGCGCTCGTCTTCCTGGCCTCGCTGCTGCCCGAGCCGGGACGGTCGTGGCGGGACCAGTTGACGCTCAGCCGCCCGATGGCGGACTGGTTCTACGACAACGGGTTACCGAAGCAGGAACGCGACGAGCAAGGGCGCACGGTGTGGCCGGCGTCGGTCGCGGCCGAGCTGTTCTTCCACGACTGTCCACCTGCGACAGCCACCGCGGCCGCGTCCCGGCTGCGACCCCAATCCCCGGCGCCGATCACGGAAGTCACGCCCCTGCAGGCGTTTCCCGAGCTGCCGATGCACTACGTCGGCTGCCGCGCCGACCGCGCCGTCTCCGGGGAGTGGGCCGAACGCACGGCCAAGGAGCGGCTCGGCGCCGACGTGACGTGGCTCGGCACCTCCCACAGCCCGTTCCTGTCCGCTCCCGGCGAGCTGGCCGACCTGCTCGTCACCCTCGCTTCGAGATCGGAGGCCCGATGA